CTGGTTCCGGCAATAATGAGATCAGGCGACAAGGCATTCCCAAGACAATTAGATATTCCCCCTATTAAGAAGGATACGGACCAGTCAGGCGAATTGAAACGTCTACAGAAGGAAAACGAGCGGTTACGCAAGGCCGTATCGGACCTGACTCTGGACAAACTTATTCTAGCTGAGGTCCCCTCTGAAAACGAATAATCCCTTCCCATTGCCGTAGATACGTCGATAGTGTTCGGGAGAAGATTGAAATATCAGATCTCAGCGCTTGAGAGGTGCTCTGGTTGAACCGAATAAGCTAATATTTCAGAGTGAACGTAGTGTTCTTCTGAAATAACGGGGCGCCTAATGTCAAACACTCCCGTTGCGGACTAGGTGGAGAAACAAGCACATGTATGAAGAAAATATGACTTGGAGCGTTGGGCGACTGTTTGACAAATGGGTCATCCGCCAGCCGGAAAAAGCGGCGGTGATTTTTGACGATGTCCCTGTCAGCTATGGCGAACTGGGCGCGGCGGTTAACCGGTTATGCCATGCATTTCAGGCCATGGGGCTGAAAAAAGGTGACCGCGTTGCGGGTATGGGCAAAAACGCACTTCCGCCAGTAACGCTGTATTTTGCGGCCGCCAAAATGGGGTTGGTTGCGGTGCCGTTAAACAATCGCCTGCTGGGCAATGAGTTAGCCTATCAGCTGAATAACTGCAATGTGGCAGCGCTTATTTTTGACGCCGATTTTACCGATGCGGTGGGTGATGCATTGCGCCAGACCAACATAGCGGTTAAAGGCCTCCTGGCCTATGGTGGTCAGAGTGCGCCTACTATCGGGCGCGATTATGATGCGGTGACGAGCGCTTTTCCTACGCATGCGCCGGCGTTTGATGAACCGGTCAATCTGATGGACCCGTTGGCAATCATTTATACTTCAGGTACGACCGGAGCGCCCAAGGGGGCGGTGAGCAATCATTTGCAGACCTA
This genomic interval from Parvularculales bacterium contains the following:
- a CDS encoding AMP-binding protein, yielding MTWSVGRLFDKWVIRQPEKAAVIFDDVPVSYGELGAAVNRLCHAFQAMGLKKGDRVAGMGKNALPPVTLYFAAAKMGLVAVPLNNRLLGNELAYQLNNCNVAALIFDADFTDAVGDALRQTNIAVKGLLAYGGQSAPTIGRDYDAVTSAFPTHAPAFDEPVNLMDPLAIIYTSGTTGAPKGAVSNHLQTYFKFMNIVLAADLRRDDVMLAPMPLFHSAGLFICLTPMLLRGGTIVTRQSFDPKLYVEDCKTHRPTVTMAITTMFRM